One [Clostridium] saccharolyticum WM1 DNA segment encodes these proteins:
- a CDS encoding cache domain-containing sensor histidine kinase, which yields MKHLSFRMKLTLVFIITAMMEGAIIGSLSFSHSKDIVVKNKKQEMSDTINRIDVNINVKVRYIMEILDNAVVSQLVRDACTPGWDEGDQRANRTYLDEYCRSLIKSVGEQMDISIINTSQVMYTTVKTHGSGPMYLSKDILKSYDEALGGRNNKTVWTGIMPKLFSPSGEEHQAVTVVRAIQDKEEEKNLGVMVIELDPDMFSNLLLGNQGLFQYQYLFIVDQKGQVVCSNPKINNGWQEEINDRFERGIRRFELEWNGKKYYVCGQYNGITGWKSYSAIPFEGLFPQAEDLNKAIWLVGTVSTLGIAVVIVLLVYTMAGPIKRLSRAMGQVQKGDFTVRVSNKRKDEIGELTESFNYMLEEINTLIRQVYQEKIAQKNAEVQALQAQINPHFLYNTLDSVNWMLIDREEYDISDIILSLAGLMRYSIEDEHAFVPLEKEIGYVQCYLKIQKNRLEERLEYSLEVEENLAAVQVPKLILQPIVENAITHGIEPRNRKGNISITIKGVGDDMIISVEDNGIGMTLSQLSHIRDELPDIEKEGHTGIGIRNVDRRIRLHYGDPYGIVIESIYGKGTIVSLRIPKEHRPVTELGTEKGENARHEADHRG from the coding sequence ATGAAGCATTTGTCGTTCCGAATGAAGCTGACTCTTGTTTTTATTATAACAGCCATGATGGAAGGGGCTATTATAGGGAGTCTATCTTTTTCCCATAGCAAGGACATTGTGGTAAAAAATAAAAAACAGGAAATGTCAGATACCATTAACCGCATTGATGTTAACATCAATGTTAAGGTCCGTTATATCATGGAGATCCTTGACAATGCGGTGGTCAGCCAGCTGGTGCGGGATGCATGCACTCCAGGCTGGGATGAAGGGGATCAGCGGGCCAACAGGACTTATCTTGATGAGTACTGCCGGAGCCTTATAAAATCCGTTGGAGAGCAGATGGACATTTCCATCATCAACACATCCCAGGTAATGTATACAACAGTCAAGACCCACGGTTCCGGACCAATGTATCTTTCAAAGGATATACTTAAAAGCTACGATGAGGCGCTTGGCGGCAGAAATAATAAAACGGTGTGGACAGGTATCATGCCAAAGCTTTTTTCACCTTCCGGAGAAGAGCATCAGGCAGTGACTGTTGTCAGGGCTATCCAGGACAAGGAGGAAGAAAAAAACTTAGGAGTCATGGTGATTGAACTGGATCCCGATATGTTCAGCAATCTTCTTTTGGGGAACCAGGGGCTGTTCCAGTACCAATATCTGTTTATTGTGGACCAAAAGGGGCAGGTGGTTTGCAGCAATCCCAAGATAAACAATGGTTGGCAGGAAGAAATCAACGACCGTTTTGAACGGGGGATCCGCCGTTTTGAACTGGAATGGAATGGCAAGAAATACTATGTCTGCGGGCAATACAATGGCATCACTGGCTGGAAATCCTATTCGGCCATACCTTTTGAGGGGTTATTTCCCCAGGCAGAGGATTTAAACAAGGCCATATGGCTGGTGGGAACGGTAAGTACCTTAGGAATAGCCGTGGTCATCGTTCTCCTGGTTTACACCATGGCAGGTCCTATCAAGCGGCTTTCAAGGGCAATGGGGCAGGTACAGAAGGGAGACTTTACTGTCCGGGTCTCAAATAAAAGAAAGGATGAAATTGGTGAACTGACAGAATCCTTTAATTACATGCTGGAAGAGATCAATACCCTGATCCGCCAGGTTTATCAGGAGAAGATCGCTCAGAAAAATGCGGAGGTCCAGGCTCTTCAGGCACAGATCAATCCCCATTTTCTTTATAATACCTTAGACTCTGTCAACTGGATGCTCATCGACCGGGAAGAATATGATATCAGTGATATCATTCTTTCCCTGGCAGGCCTAATGCGTTACAGCATAGAGGATGAACATGCCTTTGTGCCTCTGGAAAAGGAAATCGGATATGTGCAGTGTTATTTAAAAATCCAAAAAAACCGTTTGGAAGAGCGGCTGGAATATTCCCTTGAAGTGGAGGAAAACCTGGCTGCTGTCCAGGTTCCGAAACTGATTCTGCAGCCCATTGTGGAAAATGCCATCACCCATGGAATTGAACCCAGAAACCGGAAAGGGAACATCTCCATCACGATAAAAGGGGTTGGAGATGATATGATCATTTCGGTGGAGGATAATGGTATTGGTATGACCTTAAGCCAGCTTAGTCATATCAGGGATGAATTACCTGATATAGAAAAGGAGGGCCATACCGGAATCGGGATCAGGAACGTAGACCGGCGCATCCGACTTCATTATGGGGATCCTTATGGGATTGTCATAGAAAGCATTTATGGAAAAGGAACCATTGTAAGCCTGCGAATACCGAAAGAACACCGGCCGGTAACGGAATTGGGTACAGAGAAAGGAGAAAATGCCAGACATGAAGCTGATCATCGTGGATGA
- a CDS encoding aspartyl-phosphate phosphatase Spo0E family protein → MMMSKEELIHDIEEARERLNKSIEHDDEDIIYHRSVELDKLIEQYIAAGY, encoded by the coding sequence ATGATGATGTCAAAAGAAGAGTTAATACACGATATTGAAGAAGCAAGGGAAAGATTAAATAAAAGCATTGAGCATGATGATGAAGATATTATTTATCACAGAAGTGTGGAACTGGATAAATTAATTGAACAATATATTGCAGCAGGCTATTAA
- the lgt gene encoding prolipoprotein diacylglyceryl transferase, producing MANTADISFVHLGITIDHLRNSISIFGFRIAFYGIIIGVGILAGLWVATSDAKRRGQNPDIYLDYTLYAIIISIMGARIYYVLFDWDNYKNDLLQILNLRAGGLAIYGGVIGAVLTLIVYTRVKKLSFFSLADTGCLGLITGQIIGRWGNFFNCEAFGGYTNSLFAMRIRRALVNENMISRELLNHLIVKDGVEYIQVQPTFLYESVWNLCVLLFMLWYRKRKRFDGEMLFIYLLGYGLGRVWIEGLRTDQLIFFSTGIPVSQALSLILVVISTLVLFCKHRQIRKKSKGEVMI from the coding sequence ATGGCAAATACGGCAGATATTAGTTTTGTCCATTTGGGAATTACAATCGACCATTTGCGAAACAGTATCTCAATATTTGGATTCCGCATTGCATTTTACGGGATTATCATAGGGGTTGGAATATTAGCAGGTCTTTGGGTTGCAACAAGCGATGCAAAACGCAGGGGACAAAATCCGGATATTTATCTGGATTATACCCTATATGCAATCATTATATCTATAATGGGAGCCCGGATCTATTATGTTTTATTTGATTGGGACAATTATAAGAATGACCTGCTTCAAATTTTAAATCTCAGGGCAGGAGGACTGGCCATTTATGGAGGTGTCATAGGGGCCGTTTTGACTCTAATTGTTTATACCAGGGTAAAGAAACTTTCCTTCTTTTCCTTGGCGGACACTGGATGCCTAGGATTGATAACCGGGCAGATTATAGGAAGATGGGGAAACTTCTTTAATTGCGAGGCGTTTGGCGGATATACCAACAGCCTGTTTGCTATGAGAATCAGAAGAGCGCTGGTTAATGAGAATATGATATCAAGAGAGCTTTTGAACCATTTGATCGTAAAAGATGGTGTGGAGTATATACAGGTACAGCCTACCTTTCTTTATGAATCGGTCTGGAATCTATGCGTGCTGTTATTTATGCTTTGGTACAGAAAACGCAAGAGGTTTGATGGGGAGATGCTTTTTATTTACCTGCTTGGCTATGGTTTGGGACGAGTGTGGATTGAAGGACTCCGCACGGACCAGCTAATATTCTTTAGTACTGGCATTCCGGTGTCTCAGGCACTGTCATTAATTCTGGTAGTGATATCTACTCTTGTGCTCTTCTGCAAACACAGACAGATACGAAAAAAGAGCAAAGGAGAAGTAATGATATGA
- the ychF gene encoding redox-regulated ATPase YchF, with the protein MKLGIVGLPNVGKSTLFNSLTKAGAESANYPFCTIDPNVGVVPVPDVRLGQLAALYDSAKITPAVIEFVDIAGLVKGASKGEGLGNQFLSNIREVDAIVHVVRCFEDTNVIHVDGNVDPLRDIETINLELIFSDLEILDRRIAKSTKGAMNDKSLAKELEILKRIKVHLEDGKLARGMEIEDGDEKEFISTLNLLTFKPVIFAANVCEDDLADDGISNEYVERVRKFAKENDCEVFVICAQIEQEIAELEEDEKKMFLEDLGLTESGLEKLIAASYHLLGLISYLTAGPTETRAWTIKEGTKAPQAAGKIHSDFERGFIRAEVVNYQDLLDCKTYSAAKDKGLVRLEGKEYVVKDGDVVLFRFNV; encoded by the coding sequence ATGAAATTAGGTATTGTCGGATTGCCAAACGTAGGTAAAAGCACCTTGTTCAATTCTCTTACAAAGGCTGGGGCAGAATCTGCTAACTATCCATTTTGTACCATTGATCCCAATGTGGGAGTTGTTCCTGTTCCGGATGTGCGCTTAGGCCAGTTGGCCGCTCTTTATGATTCCGCAAAAATCACTCCTGCCGTTATTGAATTTGTGGATATTGCAGGACTTGTAAAAGGAGCTTCCAAAGGGGAAGGCCTGGGCAACCAGTTTCTTTCCAACATCCGGGAAGTAGATGCTATCGTCCATGTGGTCCGCTGCTTTGAGGATACCAATGTAATCCATGTAGATGGAAACGTAGATCCCCTGCGTGATATTGAAACCATAAATCTGGAGCTGATCTTTTCCGACTTGGAAATCTTAGACCGCCGCATTGCCAAAAGTACAAAAGGCGCCATGAATGACAAATCTCTTGCAAAGGAACTGGAGATTTTAAAAAGGATCAAAGTCCACTTAGAAGATGGAAAACTTGCAAGAGGGATGGAGATCGAGGATGGGGATGAAAAAGAATTCATATCTACCCTTAATCTTCTCACCTTTAAGCCTGTGATTTTCGCCGCCAATGTTTGCGAGGACGACCTGGCTGATGACGGAATTTCCAATGAGTATGTGGAAAGGGTTCGCAAATTTGCAAAAGAGAATGATTGTGAAGTATTTGTTATCTGTGCTCAGATCGAACAGGAAATCGCAGAGCTGGAAGAAGATGAAAAAAAGATGTTCCTGGAAGATCTGGGCCTTACAGAATCAGGCTTGGAGAAGCTGATCGCAGCCAGCTATCATTTGCTTGGACTCATCAGCTATTTAACTGCAGGTCCAACAGAAACAAGAGCATGGACCATAAAGGAAGGGACCAAAGCACCTCAGGCTGCCGGTAAGATCCACTCGGATTTTGAACGTGGCTTTATACGTGCGGAGGTTGTGAATTATCAGGATCTTCTGGACTGTAAAACCTACAGTGCAGCAAAGGATAAAGGACTGGTCCGCCTGGAAGGTAAGGAATATGTAGTGAAGGATGGGGATGTTGTCCTGTTCCGATTTAATGTATAA
- a CDS encoding accessory gene regulator B family protein produces MTVFTERVVTLLQGNGIIREEDRELYIYGLQQGFIIIWNILTTVTIGIILGQVWESILFMFAYFPLRSCAGGYHAKTPLRCYLLSIIMAIAALISMRLPIWNSVIGLVSVIGSSVVILLLAPVEDSNKPLDATETVVFKKRTKVVLYVLVGMVVIFQIVRLPDVSHCIMLALITLSIMLVLGKLKNLGERKNIVKTS; encoded by the coding sequence ATGACTGTTTTTACGGAACGTGTAGTTACCCTATTGCAGGGAAACGGAATCATCAGAGAAGAGGATAGGGAACTGTATATTTATGGTTTACAGCAAGGTTTCATCATCATTTGGAACATACTGACGACTGTAACCATTGGTATTATCCTTGGACAGGTATGGGAAAGCATATTGTTTATGTTTGCCTATTTCCCGCTTAGATCCTGTGCGGGAGGATATCATGCAAAGACCCCTTTAAGATGTTATCTGCTTTCGATTATTATGGCAATAGCGGCACTTATATCAATGAGATTGCCTATATGGAACAGTGTCATTGGTTTGGTTTCGGTCATAGGATCCAGTGTGGTGATTTTGCTGCTTGCGCCGGTGGAAGATAGCAACAAACCCTTGGATGCAACGGAAACTGTTGTTTTCAAAAAGCGGACCAAAGTTGTATTATATGTTTTGGTTGGTATGGTGGTGATTTTTCAAATTGTAAGATTGCCTGATGTTTCTCATTGTATCATGCTTGCATTAATTACGTTATCTATTATGCTTGTACTGGGGAAATTAAAAAATCTGGGTGAAAGAAAAAATATAGTTAAGACAAGCTGA
- a CDS encoding cyclic lactone autoinducer peptide, giving the protein MKKLIMKYGGVIATLALMVTTLNVNAACTFYAHQPKLPDGAEKLRKF; this is encoded by the coding sequence ATGAAAAAACTGATTATGAAATATGGTGGCGTGATTGCTACACTGGCTCTTATGGTAACAACTTTGAATGTAAACGCTGCTTGCACCTTTTACGCACACCAGCCAAAACTCCCGGATGGTGCTGAGAAACTTCGCAAATTTTAA
- a CDS encoding sensor histidine kinase, with the protein MAIYLTLMCIEVLLILFIGYFKLPILKHNDFDSVFGIVAMQIISYAVVIILSKYKHIKKGISIPSTYWICISVIPFASLYLMLLLLSSGNLKFSYVIIGIILILVTNFSVFYLYDKISEMFLEQSQKLLFAEQNKYYEKQLEIMKASLEATLSIRHDMKNQLLALQSLAKNHCHEELLQCLNDIISAFDDKTVFSHSGNVVVDSILNFKLQEASKLDAEISLDINLPRDLQVPAFDMATILGNLLDNAIDALKAIENRRMISVKIKHNRGQFIIKVSNTFNGIIIERDNNLVTKKKDNINHGLGIKNIKRILEKYDGSMDIEYNSTTFTSILLMYVD; encoded by the coding sequence ATGGCAATTTATCTGACTCTAATGTGCATAGAAGTATTGCTGATTCTGTTTATAGGATATTTTAAACTTCCGATTTTAAAGCATAATGATTTTGACTCTGTTTTTGGCATTGTTGCAATGCAGATCATTTCTTATGCAGTGGTTATCATTTTATCTAAGTATAAGCATATTAAAAAAGGAATCAGTATTCCATCCACTTATTGGATTTGTATTTCAGTGATCCCCTTTGCCTCATTATATTTAATGTTGTTGCTTCTTTCGTCCGGCAATTTGAAATTTTCCTATGTTATTATTGGTATCATCTTAATTCTGGTGACCAACTTTTCTGTATTTTATCTGTATGATAAGATATCTGAAATGTTTTTAGAACAAAGCCAAAAGCTTTTATTTGCAGAGCAAAATAAATATTATGAAAAGCAGCTGGAAATTATGAAAGCTTCTTTGGAAGCAACCTTATCAATCAGGCATGATATGAAAAACCAATTGCTGGCATTACAGTCTCTCGCCAAAAACCATTGCCATGAGGAACTGCTGCAATGTTTAAATGACATAATTTCTGCTTTTGATGATAAAACGGTATTTTCACATTCAGGCAATGTAGTTGTTGACAGCATACTTAATTTTAAGCTGCAGGAAGCTTCCAAGCTGGATGCAGAAATTAGCCTGGATATTAATTTACCAAGGGATTTACAAGTACCTGCTTTTGATATGGCAACTATCTTGGGAAATTTACTTGATAATGCCATTGATGCACTAAAGGCCATTGAAAACAGGCGTATGATATCAGTAAAAATCAAGCATAACAGAGGACAATTTATAATAAAAGTTTCAAATACTTTTAATGGAATTATCATAGAACGGGATAATAATCTGGTTACTAAGAAGAAAGATAACATCAATCATGGGTTAGGCATCAAAAACATAAAAAGGATTTTGGAAAAATATGATGGTTCTATGGATATTGAATATAATTCAACCACATTCACTTCTATTTTACTGATGTATGTTGATTAA
- a CDS encoding LytR/AlgR family response regulator transcription factor, translating into MADKEGGLMLKIAVCDDEQIVCAEIEKIILDFQKESGIHLEVEVFYSGSDLYKFIVNEYAFDLIFLDIEMQDLNGIQLGNRIRNELENYITNIVYISSKDNYDRQLFEVQPMHFLPKPVEKEKIIADIKLALKILGKRNDVFSYKIGHSVHKIPIKDILYFESLDREIKLVSTKGNVCFYSTIEAVLTQVSSYQFIQIHRSYIINYAFVSKFRYEEVIMRNGEHLLISQRRRKDVRDLLISYEKEEESCN; encoded by the coding sequence GTGGCTGATAAAGAAGGTGGACTTATGCTGAAAATTGCGGTTTGTGATGATGAGCAAATAGTTTGTGCAGAAATAGAAAAAATTATTTTGGATTTTCAAAAGGAATCTGGCATACATTTAGAGGTTGAGGTTTTCTATTCCGGAAGTGATTTATATAAATTTATAGTAAATGAATATGCATTTGATTTAATATTTTTAGATATTGAAATGCAGGATTTAAATGGCATTCAGCTTGGGAACAGGATTCGAAATGAGCTGGAAAATTATATTACCAATATCGTGTACATATCGTCAAAGGATAACTATGACCGACAGCTGTTCGAAGTGCAGCCCATGCATTTTTTGCCCAAACCAGTAGAGAAAGAGAAAATTATTGCGGATATAAAATTAGCTTTAAAAATCCTGGGGAAGCGCAATGATGTGTTTTCATACAAAATTGGTCATAGCGTACATAAGATTCCAATAAAAGATATTTTGTATTTTGAAAGTTTAGACAGAGAAATAAAATTAGTTTCAACTAAAGGTAATGTTTGTTTTTACAGCACAATAGAAGCCGTCTTAACGCAGGTTTCCAGCTATCAATTTATTCAAATTCATAGATCTTACATCATTAACTATGCTTTTGTATCTAAATTTAGATATGAGGAAGTTATTATGCGGAATGGTGAGCATTTGCTTATAAGCCAGCGCAGAAGGAAAGATGTCCGGGACTTGCTTATATCTTATGAGAAGGAGGAAGAATCGTGCAATTAA
- a CDS encoding DUF5131 family protein produces MAVWNPWRGCRRCSEGCKFCYIHKGDRKRGINTEEIIKSDKFEAPVAKNKKGEYKMKSGQTVYLCFSSDFLIEEADEWRNECWAMMHQRPDLHFVFLTKRIDRFLQCIPKNWGEGYDHVTVGCTIENQDRADYRLPIFSQLPIKHKNIICQPLIEDIHLENYLEGIQLVVVGGESDYHARPLHYDWVLSLREQCMEKGVRFQFRQCGTHFIKDGKEFTLKTRDLCSQARKAGIDC; encoded by the coding sequence ATGGCTGTCTGGAATCCATGGAGGGGCTGCCGCAGGTGCAGCGAAGGCTGTAAATTTTGTTATATTCATAAAGGGGACCGCAAACGAGGGATTAATACGGAAGAGATTATAAAGTCAGATAAATTTGAGGCACCGGTCGCTAAAAATAAAAAAGGCGAATATAAAATGAAATCTGGGCAAACGGTATATCTCTGTTTTTCCAGTGATTTTTTGATCGAAGAGGCCGATGAATGGAGAAATGAATGCTGGGCAATGATGCATCAGCGTCCTGATCTGCATTTTGTCTTTTTAACAAAGCGGATTGATCGATTTTTACAGTGCATTCCAAAAAACTGGGGGGAAGGTTATGATCATGTAACGGTCGGCTGTACCATTGAAAACCAGGACAGGGCGGATTACCGTCTTCCCATATTCTCCCAGCTTCCCATTAAACATAAAAATATTATTTGCCAGCCTCTTATCGAGGATATCCACTTAGAAAACTACCTGGAAGGTATCCAACTGGTTGTCGTGGGAGGCGAATCAGATTATCATGCAAGGCCCCTTCATTATGACTGGGTTTTATCCTTAAGAGAACAATGTATGGAAAAAGGGGTGCGTTTTCAGTTCCGGCAATGCGGCACTCATTTCATTAAGGACGGAAAAGAATTTACCCTGAAGACCAGGGATTTATGCAGCCAGGCGCGAAAGGCCGGGATCGATTGCTGA
- the tnpA gene encoding IS200/IS605 family transposase, producing MAKKANELAHTKWMCKYHIVFTPKYRRKVIYNQYKEDLREVLKQLCNYKGVQILEGHIMPDHVHMLVSIPPKISVSSFMGYLKGKSALMMFDRHANLKYKFGNRHFWSEGYYVSTVGLNEDTIRKYIQEQEKADIMQDKLSVKEYEDPFKG from the coding sequence ATGGCGAAGAAAGCCAATGAACTGGCACACACGAAATGGATGTGCAAATATCATATCGTCTTCACACCTAAGTATAGACGAAAAGTAATTTATAATCAATACAAGGAAGATTTGAGAGAAGTCTTGAAGCAACTATGTAATTATAAGGGGGTCCAAATCTTAGAAGGCCATATTATGCCGGATCATGTACATATGCTGGTAAGTATTCCGCCTAAAATTAGCGTATCCAGTTTTATGGGTTATCTGAAAGGCAAATCCGCCCTTATGATGTTTGATCGCCACGCAAACCTAAAGTATAAATTCGGAAACCGACATTTTTGGTCGGAAGGATACTATGTAAGCACAGTAGGACTAAATGAGGACACCATCCGAAAATATATACAGGAGCAGGAAAAAGCGGATATTATGCAAGATAAACTAAGTGTAAAAGAATACGAGGACCCTTTTAAGGGTTAG
- a CDS encoding glutamate synthase subunit beta encodes MGKPTGFLEYSRKTGKTVDPKARIKNYNEFHLPLSEKEQKCQGARCMDCGVPFCQSGVILKGMVSGCPLNNLIPEWNELVYTGTWQQAYNRLKKTNSFPEFTARVCPAPCEAACTCGLNGDPVSIKENELAIIERAYESGIAGPVPPKIRTGKKVAVIGSGPAGLAAADQLNKRGHSVTVLEREDRTGGLLMYGIPNMKLEKHVIERKVEIMKQEGVTFLTGADVGKNQKAKDLLKEFDRIILACGASNPRDLKVPGRDAEGIYFAVDFLKSTTKSLLNSNLQDQGYLSSKGKHVIVIGGGDTGNDCVGTAIRHGCASVIQVEMMPKLPDKRTPDNRWPQWPKVLKTDYGQEESIVVFGKDPRVYQTTVKEFIKDKSGKVVKAVLMGLEPKKDEKTGRLSMEPIAGSEKEVPADMVLIAAGFLGAQNYVADAFGVKLNGRSNVETENGKYKTNVDKVFAAGDMRRGQSLVVWAIREGREVAREVDISLMGYSNLA; translated from the coding sequence ATGGGAAAACCAACAGGATTTTTAGAATATAGCAGAAAAACGGGAAAAACGGTAGACCCCAAGGCTCGTATTAAAAATTATAACGAGTTTCATCTGCCTCTTTCTGAAAAAGAACAAAAATGTCAGGGAGCCCGCTGTATGGACTGCGGCGTCCCCTTCTGCCAGTCCGGAGTGATCTTGAAGGGAATGGTTTCCGGCTGTCCCCTTAATAACTTAATCCCTGAGTGGAATGAGCTTGTATATACAGGAACATGGCAGCAGGCCTACAACAGGCTGAAAAAGACCAACAGTTTTCCGGAATTCACCGCCAGGGTATGCCCGGCTCCCTGTGAGGCGGCATGCACCTGCGGTTTAAACGGTGACCCGGTGAGCATCAAGGAAAATGAGTTGGCCATTATTGAACGGGCTTATGAAAGCGGCATTGCAGGTCCGGTACCTCCAAAGATCCGCACAGGCAAAAAGGTAGCAGTCATTGGTTCCGGTCCGGCAGGGCTTGCAGCGGCAGATCAGTTGAACAAAAGAGGGCACAGCGTCACTGTTCTGGAACGGGAAGACCGTACCGGCGGCCTCCTCATGTATGGAATCCCCAACATGAAACTGGAAAAGCATGTCATTGAGCGGAAGGTAGAGATCATGAAGCAGGAAGGTGTGACCTTCCTGACAGGTGCTGATGTAGGGAAAAATCAGAAAGCCAAAGATCTTCTAAAAGAGTTTGACCGGATCATCTTGGCCTGCGGTGCTTCTAATCCCAGGGATTTAAAAGTTCCTGGAAGAGATGCTGAGGGAATCTATTTTGCTGTGGATTTTTTAAAGTCCACCACAAAGAGCCTGTTAAATTCCAACTTACAGGATCAGGGCTATCTATCCTCAAAAGGAAAGCATGTCATTGTCATCGGCGGCGGCGATACCGGAAATGATTGTGTGGGAACTGCCATCCGGCATGGCTGTGCGTCCGTGATACAGGTTGAGATGATGCCCAAACTGCCTGATAAAAGAACCCCGGACAACCGTTGGCCCCAATGGCCGAAAGTATTGAAAACCGATTACGGCCAGGAAGAATCCATTGTTGTATTTGGAAAGGATCCCAGGGTATATCAGACCACAGTAAAGGAGTTTATCAAGGATAAATCCGGCAAGGTGGTAAAAGCGGTGCTTATGGGTCTGGAGCCTAAAAAGGATGAAAAAACAGGCCGTCTGAGCATGGAACCAATCGCCGGCAGTGAAAAAGAAGTTCCGGCTGACATGGTTTTGATTGCGGCAGGGTTTCTGGGGGCGCAGAATTATGTGGCTGACGCTTTTGGCGTAAAATTAAACGGCAGAAGCAATGTGGAAACTGAAAACGGGAAATACAAGACAAATGTGGATAAGGTATTTGCTGCCGGAGACATGCGCCGGGGACAGTCACTGGTGGTCTGGGCCATCAGAGAAGGCCGGGAAGTGGCCAGGGAAGTAGACATCAGTTTAATGGGATATTCAAACCTGGCATAA